In a single window of the Streptomyces sp. CGMCC 4.7035 genome:
- a CDS encoding phosphatidylinositol-specific phospholipase C/glycerophosphodiester phosphodiesterase family protein, whose protein sequence is MALTTRRRALTTFGAALAGTVALPATQAWAGGGHHGPRPLWRAHAHNDYEHPRPLFDALDHRFGSVEADIYLVGDQLLVAHDPVELDPNRTLESLYLDPLAALVKANHGAVYRGWRRPLQLLIDIKTEGSSTYLELDRHLRRYRHLFTTYAHGRVYPGPVTAVISGDRAARTPMEAQSVRRAFYDGRLADLGSSAPATFIPLISDNWTLNFSWLGAGPFPDAERQKLRDIIARAHTSGQTVRFWATPDTAGPARDALWGELFDAGVDYFNTDDLAGLEAFLDARRQS, encoded by the coding sequence ATGGCCCTCACCACCCGTCGCAGAGCCCTCACCACCTTCGGCGCCGCCCTCGCGGGCACGGTCGCGCTGCCCGCCACCCAGGCATGGGCGGGCGGCGGCCATCACGGCCCGCGTCCGCTGTGGCGCGCCCACGCCCACAACGACTACGAGCACCCGCGCCCCTTGTTCGACGCCCTCGACCACCGCTTCGGCAGCGTCGAGGCCGACATCTACCTGGTCGGCGACCAGCTCCTGGTCGCCCACGACCCCGTCGAACTCGACCCGAACCGCACCCTGGAATCCCTCTACCTCGACCCGCTCGCCGCGCTGGTCAAGGCCAACCATGGCGCAGTGTACCGGGGTTGGCGCAGACCCTTGCAGCTCCTCATCGACATCAAGACCGAGGGCTCGTCGACCTATCTCGAACTCGATCGCCATCTCCGCCGCTACCGGCACCTGTTCACGACCTACGCGCACGGACGCGTGTACCCGGGTCCGGTCACCGCGGTCATCTCCGGTGACCGCGCGGCGCGTACGCCGATGGAGGCGCAGTCCGTGCGGCGCGCCTTCTACGACGGCCGTCTCGCCGACCTCGGCAGCTCCGCGCCCGCCACCTTCATCCCGTTGATCAGCGACAACTGGACGCTCAACTTCAGCTGGCTCGGGGCGGGCCCGTTCCCCGACGCCGAGCGGCAGAAGCTGCGCGACATCATCGCCCGGGCGCACACGAGCGGGCAGACGGTGCGCTTCTGGGCCACGCCCGACACCGCGGGCCCGGCCCGGGACGCCCTGTGGGGCGAACTGTTCGACGCGGGCGTCGACTACTTCAACACGGACGACCTCGCGGGCCTGGAGGCTTTCCTCGACGCCCGCCGACAGTCGTAG